In Nostoc sp. CENA543, a single genomic region encodes these proteins:
- the rpsL gene encoding 30S ribosomal protein S12, whose product MPTIQQLIRSEREKARQKTKSPALKQCPQRRGVCTRVYTTTPKKPNSALRKVARVRLTSGFEVTAYIPGIGHNLQEHSVVMIRGGRVKDLPGVRYHIIRGTLDTAGVKDRKQGRSKYGTKRPKEAKK is encoded by the coding sequence ATGCCAACCATACAGCAACTAATACGTAGTGAACGCGAAAAAGCGCGTCAGAAAACCAAGTCCCCTGCTCTTAAACAATGCCCACAGCGTCGGGGCGTTTGTACCAGAGTCTACACGACTACACCTAAAAAACCCAACTCCGCGCTACGTAAAGTAGCACGGGTCAGACTAACCTCCGGGTTTGAAGTCACAGCTTACATTCCTGGAATTGGTCACAACTTACAAGAACACTCAGTTGTGATGATTCGTGGTGGTCGGGTAAAGGATCTACCTGGTGTGAGATACCACATCATTCGCGGTACTTTGGATACAGCCGGAGTTAAAGACCGCAAACAAGGCCGTTCCAAATATGGAACCAAGCGTCCTAAAGAAGCGAAAAAATAA
- a CDS encoding iron-sulfur cluster assembly accessory protein, which yields MIHLSPSAASEITRLQAKQQPNTLFRLAVKSGGCSGWFYDLSFDDQTRVGDRVLQIDSLQVVIDADSCNYVNGLTIDYSEDLMGGGFRFHNPQSVVTCGCGNSFAT from the coding sequence ATGATTCATTTAAGCCCATCTGCTGCTAGTGAAATCACTCGCTTACAGGCAAAACAGCAGCCTAATACACTTTTTCGGTTAGCGGTTAAATCAGGTGGCTGTTCTGGTTGGTTTTATGATCTGTCTTTTGATGATCAAACCAGAGTTGGCGATCGCGTTTTGCAAATTGACAGCCTGCAAGTAGTCATCGATGCTGATAGCTGCAACTACGTTAATGGTTTAACCATAGATTACTCCGAGGATCTCATGGGTGGTGGTTTCCGCTTCCATAATCCCCAATCTGTCGTTACTTGTGGCTGTGGTAACTCTTTTGCAACTTGA
- a CDS encoding cupin domain-containing protein, translating to MAQHQENTKTNTLTLPSAIASRSVAATELRPWGSFTVLEEGRGYKIKRIEVKPGHRLSLQMHHHRSEHWIVVSGTARVVCGEQEILLSNNQSTYVPQCTAHRLENPGVIPLILIEVQNGEYLGEDDIIRYQDDYARTAN from the coding sequence ATGGCTCAACATCAAGAAAATACTAAGACTAACACTCTCACCTTGCCAAGTGCGATCGCTAGCCGCAGTGTTGCTGCTACTGAATTACGTCCTTGGGGTTCTTTCACAGTTTTAGAAGAAGGACGCGGCTACAAAATTAAGCGCATTGAAGTCAAGCCAGGACACCGCCTCAGCCTGCAAATGCACCATCACCGCAGTGAACACTGGATTGTCGTTTCCGGCACAGCTAGAGTAGTTTGTGGTGAACAAGAAATATTACTCAGTAATAACCAGTCAACCTATGTACCTCAATGTACAGCCCACCGTCTAGAGAATCCTGGAGTCATTCCCCTTATTTTGATTGAAGTCCAAAATGGCGAATATTTAGGTGAAGACGATATTATTCGCTACCAAGATGATTATGCCCGTACTGCGAATTAA
- a CDS encoding phosphodiester glycosidase family protein codes for MPNYCRLTNHQMIIHKLNHHLLQKTGVTIVAIALYLSATIPQKSLANTPANPQLLSQSPAAFVPRNVSTGSQISLNGRNLSGAWLQQLQPKNPVKIYISDAALRQLLGIDLLSTNNPGRQPIEWFSSNNQPLILSANLWRGYRYLDVTNLATAAGWQMQAQGNTLVIVTPSTQVRNISENLNPGSVPQIVLDLDRPTPWQIQQGLPIKTLQDDPNAPTPNNAAPTNREWKITLDAIADSSLIQRYTPPPATSPDLLKQSQTSASLIQKVEVVNNQTVITLSVPLDLSLQATTINNPHRLVLNLRPDALKPKNINWARGLQWRQDFVNLGTDRFGIVWLEVNPRTAGLAIKPIWATANTLVGTAPLIQTAQKDLAVAAINAGYFNRNNRLPLGAIRRDGQWLSSPILNRGAIAWNDAGQFYFGRLTLQETLTTSSNLRSPILFLNSGYVQSGIARYTPAWGQTYTSLTDNERVFIVQNNKVTNQFVGDKAGQTNFPIPPNSYLLVFRGNAISQASQLTIGTDVQITTGTTPGEFNRYPNIVGAGPLLLQNGKIVLDAQSEQFSNAFITQKASRSAICTTANNTVLIAAVHNRVGGSGPTLAEHAQLMKLLGCVNALNLDGGSSTSLYLGGQLLDRYPNTAARVHNGIGIFLQPR; via the coding sequence ATGCCAAACTACTGCCGACTCACAAATCATCAGATGATTATCCACAAGTTAAATCACCACTTATTGCAGAAGACGGGAGTGACAATTGTCGCGATCGCCTTATATTTATCTGCTACCATTCCCCAAAAGTCTTTAGCTAACACTCCGGCAAATCCGCAGTTACTTTCCCAGTCTCCTGCTGCCTTTGTTCCGCGCAACGTATCCACTGGTAGCCAAATTTCCCTGAATGGGCGTAATTTATCAGGTGCTTGGTTACAACAACTTCAGCCAAAAAACCCAGTCAAAATATACATCAGTGATGCAGCACTCAGGCAACTACTCGGTATAGACCTATTAAGCACTAATAACCCTGGAAGGCAGCCCATAGAATGGTTTTCTAGCAATAACCAACCCCTAATTCTCTCTGCCAACCTCTGGCGAGGCTATCGTTATCTAGATGTGACCAATTTAGCCACAGCCGCAGGCTGGCAAATGCAAGCCCAAGGTAACACCTTGGTAATTGTCACACCGTCAACACAGGTAAGAAATATTAGTGAAAATCTTAATCCTGGATCAGTTCCTCAGATTGTACTGGACTTAGACCGTCCTACCCCTTGGCAAATCCAGCAAGGATTACCCATCAAAACCCTCCAGGATGACCCTAATGCACCCACTCCCAATAATGCTGCACCAACTAACCGAGAGTGGAAAATTACCTTAGATGCGATCGCTGATTCCAGTTTAATTCAACGCTACACACCCCCACCAGCGACCTCACCAGATTTACTCAAACAATCTCAAACATCCGCGTCTTTAATTCAAAAAGTTGAGGTTGTGAACAATCAAACAGTCATTACTCTCAGCGTCCCCCTAGATTTATCTTTGCAAGCCACCACTATCAATAATCCTCATCGCCTGGTGTTGAATCTGCGTCCTGATGCCCTCAAACCCAAAAATATCAACTGGGCAAGGGGATTACAATGGCGACAAGATTTTGTCAATTTAGGCACAGACCGCTTTGGTATAGTTTGGCTAGAAGTCAACCCCCGCACTGCGGGTTTAGCGATTAAACCAATTTGGGCAACGGCTAATACTTTAGTTGGGACAGCCCCCTTAATTCAAACAGCCCAAAAGGATTTAGCCGTAGCCGCCATTAATGCTGGTTATTTTAACCGCAATAATCGTTTACCCCTGGGTGCAATTCGTCGGGACGGTCAATGGTTATCTAGTCCCATTCTCAACCGAGGTGCGATCGCTTGGAACGATGCGGGACAATTTTATTTTGGTCGTCTCACCCTCCAAGAAACTTTAACAACATCTAGTAATTTGCGCTCGCCAATTCTCTTTCTCAACAGTGGTTATGTCCAGAGTGGTATAGCCCGTTACACTCCCGCCTGGGGACAAACTTATACATCCCTTACAGATAACGAACGGGTGTTTATTGTCCAAAACAACAAAGTCACCAATCAGTTTGTCGGTGATAAAGCCGGTCAAACCAACTTTCCCATTCCCCCAAATAGCTACTTACTAGTGTTTCGTGGTAATGCTATATCCCAAGCATCACAGTTAACCATTGGTACTGACGTACAGATTACAACGGGGACTACTCCAGGCGAATTTAATCGTTACCCCAATATCGTAGGAGCAGGGCCACTCTTACTACAAAATGGGAAAATTGTCCTTGATGCCCAAAGTGAACAATTCAGCAATGCTTTCATCACTCAAAAAGCTAGCCGCAGTGCCATTTGTACAACGGCCAACAACACTGTATTAATTGCTGCCGTACATAACCGTGTAGGAGGTTCTGGCCCCACTTTGGCAGAACATGCCCAACTCATGAAGCTTTTAGGTTGTGTGAATGCCCTCAATTTAGACGGTGGTAGTTCCACAAGTCTTTATCTAGGAGGACAATTACTCGACCGTTATCCTAACACCGCCGCCCGTGTACACAACGGTATCGGTATATTTCTTCAGCCAAGATAA